The following nucleotide sequence is from Azospirillum brasilense.
CGATCCAGCGCTGCTCGGTCAGGGTGGCGGCGTCGGTCAGGCCGGAGGTCTTCAGCATGGAGTCGATGATCTCCAGCGCGCTCATGCCGAAGCCCGGATGCTCGGCGCCGACGCGGCGGGCCAGCTCGGAAATCACCCAGTGGTTCTCGCGCGATTCGAACTGCGGCTCGATCACCTTGCGGCCGATCAGGATGTGCATCTGCCCGCCGCCGCGGTAGAGGTCGTCATGCTCCAGGAAGGTGGTGGCGGGGATGACGATGTCGGCCAGTTGCGCCGTGTCGGTCATGAACTGCTCGTGCACCGCCACGAACAGGTCGTCGCGCAGGAAGCCGCGGCGCACGCGGGCGCTGTCCGGGCAGATCGCCGCCGGGTTGGTGTTCTGGATCAGCATGGCGGTGACCGGGGGGCCGCCGGTGATGTCCTCGCCGGTCAGTACGGCGCCGATGCGCGACTGGTCGAAGCCGCGCACGGTGGTGTCCAGCCGGTCCAGCCCCTCCGACAGGGTGCGGTCGATGCTGTAGATGCCCGACGAGCAGTAGAGCGCCCCGCCGCCCTTGTGCGCCCAGGCGCCGGTGACCACCGGCAGGCAGGACACCGCGTGCATCTGAGCCGCGCCGTTGTGGGCGCGCGTAAGCCCGTAGCCCAGCCGCAGATAGCTGCGCTTGGTCGTGCCGTAAAGCCGGGCGAAGCCGACGATCTCCTCCACAGTCAGGCCGGTGATCGCCGCCGCCCATTCGGGCGTGCGGGTGGCGAGATGCGCCTCGAACCGGTCCGCCCCGGCGGCGTAGCGGTCGAGATAGGCGCGGTCGGCCAGCCCTTCGCGGAACAGGACGTGCATCACCGCGCAGGCCAGCGCCCCGTCGGTGCCGGGGCGCAGCATCAGATGCAGGTCCGACACCTCCGCCGTGCCGGTGCGGTAGGGATCGATGGTGACCAGCTTCGCCCCGCGGCCCTTGCGGGCGCGGCTGACGTGGGTCATCACATTGACCTGGGTCGCCACCGGGTTGCCGCCCCAGTTCACGATCAGGTCGCTGTCGGCCATCTCGCGCGGGTCGGCGCCGCGGATGTCGCCGTGGCCGGCCAGCCAGCCCATGTTGGCCGGCGTGTCGCAGACCGTGCTGATCTGCCGGGAATAGCCCTTTGCGTGGCGCAGCCGCTGGATGCCGCCGCGCTGCACCAGCCCCATGGTGCCGGCGTAGAAATAGGGCCAGACGGCTTCCGCGCCATGGACCCGCTCGGCGTCCAGGAAGGCATCGGCGATGCGGTCCAGCGCC
It contains:
- a CDS encoding molybdopterin oxidoreductase family protein — protein: MNSVFLPTACPHDCPSTCALEVERVAPDRIGKVRGAAANSYTAGVICAKVSRYAERVHSPDRLRTPLRRTGPKGSGQWVEIGWDEALDRIADAFLDAERVHGAEAVWPYFYAGTMGLVQRGGIQRLRHAKGYSRQISTVCDTPANMGWLAGHGDIRGADPREMADSDLIVNWGGNPVATQVNVMTHVSRARKGRGAKLVTIDPYRTGTAEVSDLHLMLRPGTDGALACAVMHVLFREGLADRAYLDRYAAGADRFEAHLATRTPEWAAAITGLTVEEIVGFARLYGTTKRSYLRLGYGLTRAHNGAAQMHAVSCLPVVTGAWAHKGGGALYCSSGIYSIDRTLSEGLDRLDTTVRGFDQSRIGAVLTGEDITGGPPVTAMLIQNTNPAAICPDSARVRRGFLRDDLFVAVHEQFMTDTAQLADIVIPATTFLEHDDLYRGGGQMHILIGRKVIEPQFESRENHWVISELARRVGAEHPGFGMSALEIIDSMLKTSGLTDAATLTEQRWIDAQPDFETSHFLNGFAFPDGRFRFAPDWAALGPYGAGQLPELPDHMTPGRPADAEHPFRLVTAPARQFLNSSFTETVTAQRREGRPTVLIHPEDAADLALAEGDAVRLGNGLGSVVVHAKPFTGVPRGVVIVEGIWPNSAFLEGIGINTLTSPEPIPPAGGAAFHDTAV